DNA sequence from the Neomonachus schauinslandi chromosome 16, ASM220157v2, whole genome shotgun sequence genome:
TCTGGCCTTGCTgctgctgtttcctttgctccaTCTGCAGAACGGCCTGCAGCGGGCGGGGGAGATTGCACAGGCAAGAGGGGATGCCGCCGAGTCTCCACGGCAACTTGTGATGCGGTCCTGAACCCGTCTCTTCCCCATGGgcctcagcttctctctctctctcattgagAGTTGGGCTCAAGAGTTCCAAAGGTCCAGGTCACTGAACCCTTGCTGGGTCtaacctcctcctctgcccttggccttcccccctcccactttCCTGCTTAGAGCCCCACTGCCCTTATCCAACATGGCAGCCACAGAGCTGTCAGGGATGCGGACATCTGCCCTTACTCAAGATGGCGGTCACCACCTGAGGCTCTACCAGTGATGAACACAGCGGCCACAGGCCTTCCCAGCCTCTGAACACACAAGGAAAAAGGCCACCAGGGACTCAGAGGATGGGCCCAGCCTCCCTGGCCAGTCACCTGCTGCAGCTCTCTCTTCTGGGCCTCCAGGCGGCCCTGAGAGCGCCCCAGGGCCTCGGTCTCCTGGCTGAGGCGCTGCGCCTTGGCATTCAGCTCTGCCTCCCGGGCGGCCAGTTCCTCCTCAAAACGCCTTAGTTCATCCTCCGTGTAGGCAGGGTGCATCTCCACTGTCTGTGAGGCGGGGACAGGGGCCCTCAGCAGGGTGCCGTCAGCCTTGGCCCACCCGCGTTGGAGAGGGATCCGCGAACAGAGGCGGTCTGGGGAAGGCCGGGAGGCCTGGGTCGCGTGTGAGGATAGAAGCAATCTGAGAGGAAGCTGAGGAGGGTGATAAAGACCCAGAGAAAGGGGGGAACAGAGATCCAGAGGGAGCCGGAGACAGAACCCAGAgacagaaggaggcagagacCCAGAGCGTAAGAGACATGGCCAGAGACTCTGAAAGAAGGGttagggctgggggagagaggtaTTCAGGACTCAAAGAATCCTCCATGGCCTCACCTCCCAGCCCTCCCCGGTGTCCCCAAAGTCCTTCCTCTGGGTGGATGCGAGGAACTCCTCCAGGGTCACGAGGCGGTCCTGGTTGGTGTCCACCTGGGGAGCCAGGGTAAGCGACAGAGCTGGGCCTCACTCCACCCCTGCCCCGACCCTCCCCATGATCCCGGTGCCCTCTTCTCACATTCTTCATCACGTGCTCCCTCATGCGAAGCcgctcctcctccatctcccgCATGTCATCTTCTTCATTCTTTGGGTCATACACCTTCTCCAGCTGAAGCAGGGTCAAGCGAGAGGCAGGACATATTGAGGGGTCCAGAGCAACCTCTCTCCTAGGCTACTCCGCCTCTTTACACACATAACCAGGCAACTTAAACTCCCAGAAGTCCCTGGGGGCCACCCTGCCACTCCTGGTAGCCTCTTTTTGtcccaggggctgctgggagTTGTAGTTTCCCCTGAGTTCCCATCCAGGGGGACCTGAGGGGACACATGGCGGATGTGGGCATCCTCTGCACCCACGGCTTCCAAGATGCTCGCTCACCTCCTTGGTGAAGAGGGCCTCCAGCTCCTGTTCATCCAGGACCCCATCACTGTTGATATCTGAGGGGGAAACAACAAGGTATCTTGGGGGGGGACTGAGTACGGGGTGGGTCAGGTCCCTGAGGAACCTGCTAGAGAAGGAATTGGGGGCTGATGTGGGCTCTGTTATCAGAGGACAGGAATCCTTGGGTCCCCAACAATACAATGATATCCTTCAGGCTTCAGTGCCCCATTGGCCCATTGTTAGGACAGCCCGATCCCTACCAACCGGGGTCCCAAGAAGGGAGTAAATGAAGGTGGGCTTCATCAGGACCATCCTTGGCATGGTTGTCACACAGGACAACTTGATCCCTAACACCTGGTGATCTGGGCACAGGATCAACCCCTTTCCCCAGGAGCCAGGGGTGTCAGAGGCCTCCGCCTCCCAGAGAGCCCCAGGCCAGAGGAACCCCTCTCCGGGCCACCCAGCTTGTATGGCTCCGAGGCTCCAGGCTTCTCAGCCGCATGGGCCACACTCactgtcccctcctcctctgctcactCAGATCAGGACCCACCCTGGTCCTTCAGAGATGGCCAGGAACCTTGACCTTGCAAATccaatggttatttttttttttaagattttatttttaagcaatctctacaccgaatgtgggcctcaaactcacaatcccgagatcaagagtcacatactccatcgaccaagccacccaggtgcccagccaaTGGTTAATTTTTAACCTGCATTTTACTTGACTTTCTGCCTTCAGCTTCCAGAACATCATTCTCTCCTCCCAGATACCCCTCATTCTCCTTCATTGGCTCTGTCCTCCTCCTGCATGCTACCTATTGATGGGCCCCAGGGCTCAGGCCATCTAATCCTCAAATCCAACATGGTAGCTGCTAGCCACacaggccatttacatttaaatcgaTTAAGATAAAAATCCCAGTTTCTCAGTCCCACTTGTTACAGGTCAAGCATTCAATAGCCACACGTAGctggtggctgccatattgggtggcacagaacattttcatcattacaAAAAGAGCATGACTGGCCAGCACCTCTTCAAATGGGTTCCTTCGGTCCCTTGGCTTTCAGTGCCATCCACAAGCTGCCTCCACACCTGAATATCCAACTGCCAACTCTCCTCGCCATGTAAGTGCCTCACAGACATCTCCAATTTAACACGAATGGACCTAGTTCCCAATCTTCCCTGCCAAATACGGGTGCTCGGGCCAAATATCTTGGAGTCACCCTTGACCCTTATGTTCATTCATAATCCTCATCCAGTCCATCTGCGAGCCCTACCAGCTAGACCTTCACGATAAATCCAGAATCCAGCCACTCTTCCCTACTCCCCATGGTGCAGCCACCAGCATTTCTGGCCTCCTCGTGGCTTTGGCCCTCACGCCGTACAGCCTATCCTCCACATAGCAGCCAGCTGGGTTTGGTCAGCCCTTAAGGCAGATGGTGTCAGTCCTCTGCCCAAGACCCTTTCGTGGTGCCCCATCCCAgagagaataaaatccaaattccttaacCGGGCTGGAAGGCTCTGAACAATCCGGCTGCCGTTACCTTGGAAACCCACGTTCACTCTTCCCCTCTGTGTGTTCGCTGTTCCCTCCGCCTAGAACGTGCTTCCCCCAGGTATCTGCAAGGCTCAACCTCTCACTTCACTGGAGTCTaggttcaaatgtcacctctctaGAGCTGCACTGTCCAGTGGAGCCACCAGTCCCGTGGGGTgcataacatttaaattaataacaGCCAAGTACCACGAAAACTTGGGTCCCTCGAcattacgctaaatgaaataagccagtcacaaacaagacaaatgctgtatgattccattcatgtgAAGTAGCTAGAATAATCCAATTCGTCGAGACAGCACCCAGAATAgaggtggccaggggctggggggaggaggagcggGGAGTTACTGATTAACAGAAGAGTTTTCGTTTCGAAAGGACGAAAAGAATTCTGGAGGTTGGTTGCAAAACAACGTGGGTGTCCTTAACATTCctcaactgtacacttaaaaaggaCTGaagacggggtgcctgggtggctcagtcattgagcatctgcctttggctcgggtcatgaccccggggtcctgggatcgagccccacatcgggctccctgctcggcgggaagcctgcttctccctctcccactccccctgcttgtgttccctctcttgctgtgtctctctctgtcaaataaataaataaaatcttaaaaaaaaaaaaaaaagggctgaaGATGGGACAGTTCAAGTtaagtgtattttaccacagttacaaatttttaaaaaactcacatCTCAAAACTAAAAAAGAATTCAGTTCCTCGGTACATTTCAAGAGCTCAATAGCCACATGGGGCTGGTGGGTATGACACACTCTAGGCCCTTAAGCCTGCTGTTGGCTTTCCCATGTTACTCTTCTCTTATCACTGCCCCAGACGCTATTATAGAATCCACTTCCTTGACTGTAAGATGTAAGCCCTCCCCCGCGATTTTATTATCCCTGAGATCAGAAGACATCTGGTCATCGGTGGTGTGTTAATTTAATGGGAAGCTTGTGTAAAAATTCTAGAATATCTTACATTCCCAGGTTTTTTAGATCCACTGAAATACAGAGTTATTGGTTTGCCTGATCACTGGCTATGTGAGAGGGGggagctttgttttgttcacagcaGGATCCAGAGTTGCCATGAAGCTTGGTCTTAGAGGGAGCTTAGtagatgtttgctgaatgaatgagccaGGCCCTGTTAAGCTCCGTTGACTGCTTGTAGCTTCTGGGGCAGGGTCCTAGGCACATCTGAGGGGGCCTGGCAACCCTGGGTTAAGTTTCTAGAGAGGAGGAGAATGAAGGAGGTGTCTGAAACACCATGGAAAAGGTAGCTTCTCAGTCCCTGGAGGCCTGTTTATTTGGGAGCAGCAACAGGACTCCTGTCCAACTCGGAGAGCTGGACACTAGCCCAGGCTAGTcaagcctggatggctcagttagtgggTATCAGCCAGTCCCGAGAACCGAAAAGTCTGGTGTATCCCAGAAAAGAGGCCTAGTTCTTCAGTGGAAGACCCTAGCAATGGGGAAGGGTGTAGCCTTCCAGACCAACAGGAGGGATAGGCTCAGTTCTCTTAGGCCTGCTAAGCCCCACTGTGATGGGGACACCTCTTCCTAGTATTCAGGCCCCAGAAAGGTCAGAGCCTCCGGCTTCAGCCTGGGTCTTGGGGCTCCTCCCCACCTTACCATGCAGTATGAAGAAGGTCTTGGGGTTAAACCTGTTGGGGTCCAATCCATCCAGCTCCTCCCACACCTCCTTCAACTGGGCTTGGCTGCCCTGTGGAGGGGAGAGCCAGGGGCTCATGAGCAAGAAGTCTGAGTCCCCCCATCCCTCAAATGTCATTTCCCTCAAGCAAGAAAAACTATAActcccagcagcccctggggtggCTGAGCATATTTAAAGGGGCTTTTGGCCTCAGGGTCTGCTGGGAATTGTAGTTCTTTAGCTACTTTCTCATCTTGTGGTGCTTGGAGAGTTGGACACCAGTGGGGGGTAGCCTCTTTGCGGGGCCGGCGGGGGGGCTTCTTACAGGTACATTGACTTTGGGATGCTCTCGGTGCCGGCGCTGTTGTTCTTCcagcttcctctctgcctcctttcGCTGCTCCTCTCCCAGTGACTCTAGGTAACGGCGTCTCTCATGTTCCTTGAGCATCTCGTAGCGTTTGAACTCTTCATGATGGGCCGCGTCATACTGGGCAAGGTCCCGGGTGGCCTGGGGAAAGGCAGATGGTCCTTCTCGTCTCACTGCCACACCTAGGCCCTAATTTCAACCTCCAAATTCCAGGCCTTCCGCCTTGAACACGGGCAAGGGCCACCCCAACCTCTACCCAGTCCTGGCTTCCATGTCCTGAGCTCACTTCTTGATCTCTATGACCCACTCTTGCCCCATAACACAGCCTCCTCTGTCTATTTGTTCAAGAGATTAGAACGGTTACACACAGTAAcaactttctttaaaagtttatttatttaagtaatttctacacccagcatggggctcaaactcatgaccctctGAGATCAAGGGCCCCAGGGTCTTCTGACTGAGCCGGCCAAGCACCCCTTGGGGTAAGAACATTAACCCACCTCTTTCAAGTCCTCCACAATCTCAAGATCTTGgaggaataggggcgcctggctggctcagtgggtggagcatgtgactcttgatctcagggttgtgaattcaagccccacattgggtatagagattacttaaaaataaaataaagtaaagaTCTGGAGAAATAAGCAATAAGGAACAACACGCAAGGTGAACTTAATAGGGAAAGCAGTACAGCTAGGTGATAAAGAAGTCTAGGTCTCTGATTACTTTGCccagggttcaaatccagacCCTGCTGTGTGAACAAATCCCACTagtctgtgtgatcttgggcaagttacttagcctctctgtgccccagtttcctcctctgtaaattgGAGATAGCAATACGACACTGAGTTGAAGAGTATCCCCccaaaaattcatgtccacccagaatgctgaaatgtgaacttatttggaaataggatctttgtaGATTTACTTAGTTACAATGAGGTCCTATCAGATTAGAGTAGGCCCTAAATCCGAGTGGTGCCTTTATAAGAAAGCTACAGAGACAATacagagaggcacagggagaacaccatggaGGCAGAGGCTGGAGTGATGGGTCTACAAGATGCAGAATGCTGGCAGCCTCCAGAGGCCGGAAAAGGCAAGAAGTGGGTTTTTTCCTAAAGCTTCTAACGAGAGTACAGCTCTGCCAAagccttggttttggctcagggatgctgattttggacttctggcctccagaaccgtgagagaatacatttctgtttttatttttattttatttttaattttattttattatgttatgttagtcgtcatacattattttaattttttttaaattttaaaatatttttattttttaagtaacctctacgcccaacatggggctcgaactcacaaccccgagatcaagagtcacgcattctactgactgagcccgccaggcgccccaCGGTTTCTGTTGTGTTAAGTCACTGAGTCCGTGGTAAGCTGCTGCAGCCATAGCAAACTACCACCCCCAGCAAGATCCTTCTTGGCTTCTGGTCTACACCGTACGATAATTTCAAGGTGTttgaagccactgagtttgtggtaatttgttacagggCAGCATAAGAAACGGACACAGCTGTTGTGGGGGGAACGGGTTCTCAACCCGGGGTGACTGGTCTGCAGGAGACCACTGTCAAAGTGTgaggacatttttggttgtcacaatgaGGGTAGGTCTACAGGCATCAAGTGGGTAGAGAGCAGGGATACGGCTAAACGTCACACAATGCACAGACatcccccacaacaaagaattatccagcccagggcgcctgggtggctcagtcgttacgcgtctgccttcagcgcaggtcatggtcccagggtcctgggatcgagctccacattggactccctgctcagcgggaagcctgcttctccctctcccactccccctgcttgtgttccctctctcactgtgtctctctctgtgaaataaataaaaatcttaaaaaaaaaaaagaattatccagccccaaacaTCAAGAGTGCTGAGTTGAGAAGCCCTGCTGGCGAGCTTAGAAGGCAGAAGCGGGGAGCCCAGTGACGAAGCGGctatgagagatgatgggagTTGAAACTAGGAGAAGGACAGTGGGGCTGGAGAAAAGCGGACAGtttctggaatgttctggaaatgAGTGGCAAAACCACCCCTCAGGGACTTGAGTCCAATGCCAGGAACAGACTCGATTGTCTGCTACTATCTTCGTGGCCACTAGATGGAGCTCCAGTAGGCCAGAAGAGCGGGGCTCAGGCCAGGCGGTCGGGCTCTGTCCAGGAGGTCAGGCTCTGTCCAGGAGGTGCTGGGGACCCGTGGAAGAAaagtgagcaggggagaggcaggggcaggtcTGGGGGGCATCCCCTTGCACTCCCCAGCCCCACCGCTCCTGGCCTTCCCCATGAGGCTAGGCTGGAGGTCCCACTTCTCAGATAAGGACTCTTAGCTCCTATGGCTGCTATAACTAATGATCATACATttggtggcttaacacaacacacattcaggggcgcctgggtggcttagtctgtcaggcacatgactcttgatctcaaggttgtgagttcaagccccacattgggtgtggagcctacttaaaaaaaaagaaaagaaaaaaaaaacaatacacatttatcaTCTTACAGTATGGAGGCCAGAGATGTGAAATTAGTTTTATGGAGCTCAAATTACAGTGGAGGCCAAGCTATGCTCCCTCTACAGACTCGGGGACAAtccttttctttgcctcttccgGGTTCTAGAGCTGCATCCCGCGCcggtggccccttcctccatctgggAAGCCAGCGACAGAGCACCTTGTTTCACACTGCCGCCTCCCACCTAAGGTAGTCACACCTCCTGTCGGGAGGACATGCAGGGCCCACCGGATAACCCAGGCTCATCTCAGCAGCTCAGGACCctcaacttaatcacatctgcgaAATCTCTTTCACCGTGGGAGGTCATGTGTCACAAGCTCTGCTGATTAGGATGTGTGGGGTGTGACATCTTTGTGAGGGGGGGGGCGTGATTCTTCCTCCCACGAGGACAGAGAGGGGACAgcgccccccccccggccccgtcCCCACCCAAGTCATATGGGAAGGACAAAACAGAGGATGGATTTGAAACCAGGTCTGAAGGGAGCCCAGCCCGTTCTGCCTACACCTCCCAGAAAGAACCTGGGGAGGGCTTCCGGGCACCGCCTGGGCCTCTGCAGCCACCGACCTTAGAGAACACCAGGATGATCGGGTGCATGTCCTGGGCTCcgtccccttctcccctcccataAAGCCTCCTTCAGTCCACTGCCTGTAGCcgcccccctcacccctcacTACCGTCTGGATCAGCAGCTCCAGGTCCCGGGCCTCAAAGGTGTGCTGATTCTGAGGGTCCAGGTGTTCAAACTGCTTCAGGAGGCTCAGGTGATCCAACTGTACATCTGGATGAGGGAgaagtattaaaacaaaaacaaaaacaaacaaacaaaaaaactcatggaatgttctttctttcaaaatcCCTATCCTGGGCTAGATGTGCTCTAGAGGAGGTCACAGGGGGCACTGGGAAAGCCTACAGGATGGCCTGAATGAGCCTGGGGGCAAtcctggagggcttcctggaggaggtgatgccaCAACTCACTCTGATGCTTACAACAACAATAACCATAATAATTATtaacatgtattgagcacttactatatgccaggctctgctttgaacacattaaatatattaatgtatttttttaaagattttatttacttatttgacagagagacacagcgagagagggaacacaagcagggggagtgggggagggagaagcaggcttccagctgagcagggagcccaatgcggggcttcatcccaggaccccagaatcatgacctga
Encoded proteins:
- the NUCB1 gene encoding nucleobindin-1 isoform X1 yields the protein MPSSGAGAALLLLLSPLLLLRAVLAVPLERGAPKQESPATESPVSGPALLSSQDTGLYYHRYLQEVINVLETDGHFREKLQAANAEDIKSGKLSRELDFVSHHVRTKLDELKRQEVSRLRMLLKAKMDAEQEPNVQLDHLSLLKQFEHLDPQNQHTFEARDLELLIQTATRDLAQYDAAHHEEFKRYEMLKEHERRRYLESLGEEQRKEAERKLEEQQRRHREHPKVNVPGSQAQLKEVWEELDGLDPNRFNPKTFFILHDINSDGVLDEQELEALFTKELEKVYDPKNEEDDMREMEEERLRMREHVMKNVDTNQDRLVTLEEFLASTQRKDFGDTGEGWETVEMHPAYTEDELRRFEEELAAREAELNAKAQRLSQETEALGRSQGRLEAQKRELQQAVLQMEQRKQQQQGQNSPAPGPEGQLQFHPDTDDAPVPAPAGDQKDVGPSEKKVPDQPSELPQSDPQHL
- the NUCB1 gene encoding nucleobindin-1 isoform X2, producing the protein MPSSGAGAALLLLLSPLLLLRAVLAVPLERGAPKQESPATESPDTGLYYHRYLQEVINVLETDGHFREKLQAANAEDIKSGKLSRELDFVSHHVRTKLDELKRQEVSRLRMLLKAKMDAEQEPNVQLDHLSLLKQFEHLDPQNQHTFEARDLELLIQTATRDLAQYDAAHHEEFKRYEMLKEHERRRYLESLGEEQRKEAERKLEEQQRRHREHPKVNVPGSQAQLKEVWEELDGLDPNRFNPKTFFILHDINSDGVLDEQELEALFTKELEKVYDPKNEEDDMREMEEERLRMREHVMKNVDTNQDRLVTLEEFLASTQRKDFGDTGEGWETVEMHPAYTEDELRRFEEELAAREAELNAKAQRLSQETEALGRSQGRLEAQKRELQQAVLQMEQRKQQQQGQNSPAPGPEGQLQFHPDTDDAPVPAPAGDQKDVGPSEKKVPDQPSELPQSDPQHL